A genomic region of Methanobacterium sp. SMA-27 contains the following coding sequences:
- a CDS encoding carotenoid biosynthesis protein, producing the protein MKNEIIQNDKKKFNKIRWSLITVFFIFNVLLIFTYKNPNLLAIDTFVVTALLFIIAVFNGIERYNQKNVAIFFIITLLVSFFFENLSILTGFPFGFYHYSPTLGMLTVPLIIIFGYFSMGYLSWMLAHVLTGQYSKKLEGKQIFIVPFIASFIMVMWDLTIDPISSTLQGIWIWQTPGAYFGVPISNFFGWFMVVFIFFQIFAVYISKYDIIKPEKEYKINNKPFWSEAAVVYGITALGTILSIFYQYNDITLDMALITVFTMIFVVILALTNILNNSELE; encoded by the coding sequence ATGAAAAATGAGATTATTCAAAATGATAAGAAAAAATTTAACAAGATTAGATGGTCCTTGATCACTGTATTTTTTATTTTTAATGTTCTTTTGATCTTCACATATAAAAATCCAAATCTGCTTGCAATAGACACTTTTGTTGTGACAGCTCTTCTTTTTATTATAGCTGTTTTCAATGGAATTGAAAGATACAACCAAAAGAATGTTGCAATCTTTTTTATTATCACCCTATTAGTAAGTTTCTTTTTTGAAAATTTGAGCATACTTACAGGTTTTCCTTTTGGTTTTTATCATTATTCGCCCACTTTAGGTATGTTAACAGTTCCGCTTATAATCATATTTGGATATTTTTCAATGGGTTACTTATCATGGATGCTGGCACATGTATTAACTGGTCAATACAGCAAAAAACTAGAAGGTAAACAGATATTTATAGTTCCATTTATAGCATCCTTCATAATGGTAATGTGGGATTTAACAATTGATCCTATATCCTCAACATTACAGGGTATTTGGATCTGGCAGACTCCAGGAGCTTACTTTGGTGTTCCAATATCCAACTTTTTTGGATGGTTTATGGTTGTATTTATTTTCTTCCAGATATTTGCGGTATATATTTCTAAATATGATATAATAAAACCTGAAAAAGAATATAAAATTAATAATAAACCTTTTTGGAGTGAAGCGGCTGTTGTGTATGGTATAACAGCTTTGGGTACAATACTGTCAATTTTTTATCAATACAATGATATCACTCTGGATATGGCTTTAATAACTGTCTTTACAATGATATTTGTGGTAATACTGGCTTTAACAAATATTTTAAACAACTCTGAATTGGAGTAG